The following proteins are encoded in a genomic region of Shinella zoogloeoides:
- a CDS encoding sugar kinase: MAGRLLAIGECMVELMQAEGGLMRKSFAGDTFNTAYYARQYLPSDWSVDYLSAVGTDTISDEMLAFMEGHGVGTAHVARIAGRSPGLYMIHLKDGERSFSYWRSASAAKLLAHDGDRLRAAIEASDIIVFSGITLAILPAEDVETLLSELRRAKAVGKRVVFDPNIRPRLWDDMDRMRATVTEGARASTLVMPSLDDETTHFGDASLEATIARYAALGVAEQVVKDGGEGATLVFGGKRSHVPSASVEKIVDTTSAGDSFNGAFLARLAAGAAPQEAARFAADVAAAVIQHHGALVAKDKLPQG, translated from the coding sequence ATGGCGGGACGGCTGCTGGCGATCGGCGAATGCATGGTGGAACTGATGCAGGCCGAGGGTGGCCTGATGCGCAAGAGCTTTGCCGGCGACACGTTCAACACCGCCTATTACGCCCGGCAATACCTGCCGTCCGACTGGAGCGTCGACTATTTGTCCGCCGTCGGCACCGACACGATTTCCGACGAGATGCTGGCCTTCATGGAAGGCCACGGCGTCGGCACCGCCCATGTCGCGCGCATCGCCGGCCGCTCGCCGGGCCTCTACATGATCCACCTCAAGGACGGCGAGCGCAGCTTCTCCTACTGGCGCTCCGCCTCCGCCGCAAAGCTGCTTGCCCACGACGGCGACCGGCTGCGCGCCGCCATCGAGGCTTCCGACATCATCGTCTTCTCCGGCATCACGCTGGCGATCCTGCCGGCGGAGGATGTGGAGACCCTGCTTTCCGAGCTGCGCCGCGCCAAGGCCGTCGGCAAGCGCGTCGTCTTCGATCCCAATATCCGCCCGCGCCTGTGGGACGACATGGACCGCATGCGCGCGACGGTCACCGAAGGCGCCCGCGCCTCCACGCTCGTCATGCCGAGCCTCGACGACGAGACGACCCATTTCGGCGACGCCTCGCTGGAGGCGACCATCGCCCGCTACGCCGCGCTCGGCGTCGCGGAACAGGTGGTGAAGGACGGTGGCGAGGGTGCGACGCTGGTCTTCGGCGGGAAGCGCAGCCATGTCCCGTCGGCGAGCGTCGAGAAGATCGTCGATACGACGAGCGCCGGCGACAGCTTCAACGGCGCCTTCCTCGCCCGCCTCGCGGCAGGCGCGGCGCCGCAGGAGGCCGCGCGCTTTGCGGCGGACGTCGCCGCCGCCGTCATCCAGCATCACGGCGCGCTGGTCGCAAAGGACAAGCTGCCGCAAGGCTGA
- the der gene encoding ribosome biogenesis GTPase Der, whose amino-acid sequence MSFTVAIVGRPNVGKSTLFNRLVGKKLALVDDTPGVTRDRRPGDARLIDLKFRIIDTAGLEEAAPETLQGRMRAQTEAAIEEADLSLFVVDAKMGLTPVDQTLAEMLRRKGKPVVLVANKSEARGSDGGFYDAFTLGLGEPTPISAEHGQGMLDLRDAIVAAIGEERAYPEDDEAETNIDVRAEMAEGAEADEDFEPEYDETKPLRVAIVGRPNAGKSTLINRFLGEDRLLTGPEAGITRDSISVEWDWKGRTIKMFDTAGMRRKAKVQEKLEKLSVADGLRAIRFAETVVIVFDSTIPFEKQDLQIVDLVLREGRAAVLAFNKWDLIDDPQAVLAELREKTDRLLPQARGIRAVPVSGQTGRGLDKLMQAVIDTDRTWNRRISTAKLNRWLDAVQTQHPPPAVSGRRLKLKYMTQVKARPPGFMVSCTRPDALPESYIRYLTNGLRNDFNLPGVPIRIHFRASDNPYAGKAKKKR is encoded by the coding sequence ATGAGCTTCACCGTCGCCATTGTCGGACGCCCCAATGTCGGCAAGTCCACCCTGTTCAACAGGCTCGTGGGCAAGAAGCTCGCGCTCGTCGACGATACGCCAGGCGTTACCCGTGACCGCCGGCCGGGCGACGCCCGCCTCATCGACCTGAAATTCCGCATCATCGACACGGCCGGCCTCGAAGAGGCCGCGCCCGAGACGCTGCAGGGCCGCATGCGCGCCCAGACGGAAGCCGCCATCGAGGAGGCCGATCTCTCGCTCTTCGTGGTCGACGCCAAGATGGGCCTCACCCCGGTCGACCAGACGCTGGCCGAGATGCTGCGCCGCAAGGGCAAGCCGGTCGTGCTCGTCGCCAACAAGTCGGAAGCGCGCGGCTCCGACGGCGGCTTCTACGACGCCTTCACGCTCGGCCTCGGCGAGCCGACGCCGATCTCCGCCGAACACGGGCAGGGCATGCTGGACCTGCGCGACGCCATCGTCGCCGCCATCGGCGAGGAGCGCGCCTATCCCGAGGACGACGAGGCCGAAACCAATATCGACGTGCGAGCGGAGATGGCCGAGGGCGCCGAAGCGGACGAGGATTTCGAGCCGGAATATGACGAGACGAAGCCGCTGCGCGTCGCCATCGTCGGCCGCCCCAATGCCGGCAAGTCCACGCTGATCAACCGCTTCCTCGGCGAAGACCGGCTCTTGACCGGCCCGGAAGCCGGCATCACGCGCGATTCCATTTCCGTCGAATGGGACTGGAAAGGCCGCACGATCAAGATGTTCGACACGGCCGGCATGCGGCGCAAGGCGAAGGTGCAGGAGAAGCTGGAGAAGCTTTCCGTCGCCGACGGCCTGCGCGCCATCCGTTTCGCCGAGACCGTGGTCATCGTCTTCGATTCCACCATTCCCTTCGAGAAGCAGGACCTGCAGATCGTCGACCTCGTGCTGCGCGAGGGTCGCGCCGCCGTGCTCGCCTTCAACAAGTGGGACCTGATCGACGATCCGCAGGCCGTGCTCGCGGAGCTGCGCGAGAAGACCGACCGGCTGCTGCCGCAGGCGCGCGGCATCCGCGCCGTGCCGGTTTCCGGCCAGACGGGCAGGGGCCTCGACAAGCTGATGCAGGCCGTCATCGACACGGACCGCACCTGGAACCGCCGCATCTCCACCGCCAAGCTCAACCGCTGGCTGGACGCGGTGCAGACGCAGCATCCGCCGCCGGCCGTTTCCGGCCGCCGCTTGAAGCTGAAATACATGACGCAGGTGAAGGCCCGCCCGCCGGGCTTCATGGTGTCCTGCACGCGCCCCGACGCGCTGCCGGAATCCTATATCCGCTATCTCACCAATGGCCTGCGCAACGACTTCAACCTGCCGGGCGTGCCGATCCGCATCCATTTCCGGGCGTCGGACAATCCCTATGCCGGCAAGGCGAAGAAGAAGCGCTGA
- a CDS encoding tetratricopeptide repeat protein: MVNQDDSFIREVNEELRSDQMRLVWKRFGRILIGAAVLVVLGTIGKVGYEYWRDREASASGDEFLAALTLARDGKKDEALAALGALEKDGFGSYPVLARMRSASLLAETDAKGAIDAFTAISKDGSVPQALRDAARLRAAYLLVDTGTYDQVSAEAEQLATPQGALRHSAREVLGLSAYKHEDYARAKEWFDAIINDSESPRNVANRAQMLLDLITASGKLSS, encoded by the coding sequence ATGGTAAATCAGGACGACAGCTTTATCCGCGAGGTGAACGAGGAATTGCGCTCCGATCAGATGCGTCTGGTCTGGAAGCGTTTCGGCCGCATCCTCATCGGCGCGGCCGTTCTCGTCGTGCTCGGCACGATCGGTAAGGTGGGCTACGAATACTGGCGCGACAGGGAGGCTTCCGCTTCCGGCGACGAGTTCCTCGCTGCCCTGACGCTCGCCCGCGACGGCAAGAAGGACGAGGCGCTGGCCGCGCTCGGCGCGCTCGAGAAGGACGGCTTCGGCTCCTATCCGGTGCTTGCCCGCATGCGCTCAGCCTCGCTGCTGGCGGAAACCGACGCCAAGGGCGCCATCGATGCCTTCACGGCGATCTCCAAGGACGGCTCGGTGCCGCAGGCGCTGCGCGATGCGGCCCGCCTTCGTGCCGCCTATCTCCTCGTCGATACCGGCACCTACGACCAGGTCTCGGCCGAGGCCGAGCAGCTTGCGACGCCGCAGGGGGCGCTGCGCCATTCCGCCCGCGAGGTTCTCGGTCTTTCGGCCTACAAGCACGAGGACTATGCGCGCGCCAAGGAATGGTTCGACGCCATAATCAACGACAGCGAAAGCCCGCGCAATGTCGCCAACCGCGCGCAGATGCTGCTTGACCTGATCACGGCAAGCGGCAAGCTGTCTTCCTGA
- a CDS encoding NnrU family protein → MTLLIIGLVLFIATHLLRPVAPGLRNAGIAALGKPGWMALHGIVSLASLALIVYGFIDARENGGEMLYFPPAFMAHITLTLMAIAAICLVAGFLPPGHIRTKLKFPILVAIKIWALAHLLANGESYSVLLFVTILAWAVILRITLKKRIAAGETKLPVFVSAKYDVIAVVVGLALYAVIVLKLHEWLIGVAPLP, encoded by the coding sequence ATGACGTTGCTCATCATCGGTCTCGTTCTCTTCATCGCCACCCATCTCCTGCGCCCTGTCGCGCCGGGGCTGCGCAATGCCGGCATCGCCGCGCTCGGCAAGCCGGGCTGGATGGCGCTGCACGGCATCGTGTCGCTGGCAAGCCTCGCCCTCATCGTCTACGGCTTCATCGACGCGCGCGAGAACGGCGGCGAGATGCTGTATTTCCCGCCCGCCTTCATGGCGCATATCACGCTGACGCTGATGGCCATCGCCGCAATCTGTCTCGTGGCGGGCTTCCTGCCGCCCGGCCATATCCGCACGAAACTGAAGTTCCCGATCCTCGTCGCCATCAAGATCTGGGCCTTGGCGCATCTGCTGGCGAACGGCGAGAGCTATTCCGTGCTGCTCTTCGTGACGATCCTCGCCTGGGCGGTCATCCTGCGCATCACGCTCAAGAAGCGCATCGCGGCGGGGGAAACCAAGCTGCCGGTCTTCGTCTCGGCGAAATACGATGTCATCGCCGTCGTTGTCGGGCTCGCCCTCTATGCCGTGATCGTCCTCAAGCTTCACGAATGGCTGATCGGCGTCGCCCCGCTGCCCTGA
- a CDS encoding polysaccharide deacetylase, which produces MSSLFSPRSLLLPLAVALAAGPALAGDEAVETAKRKQLVIVSFDGAHDNLLWEKSRAMAKRTGAHFTYFLSCTFLFPKAERAKYQAPHEKRGRSNVGFAPDREDTILRLGEIWLAKLEGHDIGSHACGHFDGGKWSAEDWKAEFAFFRESLKNAWQNAGVGEREPADWKRFAEEDIKGFRAPYLSAGSGLVKALEENGFAYDASLVTKGPAMPVASGDIARFGLPLVPEGASQRPVIAMDYNLYVRHSKGKENPEKSDAFEESTLKAYRDAFARQYDGERIPLQLGFHFVEMNAGAYWRALDRFLTETCGKADVACVSYAGALDILAKEKKAAGAAL; this is translated from the coding sequence ATGTCCTCCTTGTTTTCGCCTCGTTCCCTCCTTCTTCCCCTCGCCGTGGCGCTCGCCGCCGGGCCGGCGCTCGCGGGGGACGAGGCGGTGGAGACCGCAAAGCGCAAGCAGCTCGTCATCGTCTCCTTCGACGGGGCGCACGATAACCTTCTCTGGGAAAAGAGCCGCGCCATGGCCAAGCGCACCGGCGCGCATTTCACCTATTTCCTCTCCTGCACCTTCCTCTTCCCGAAGGCCGAGCGCGCCAAATACCAGGCGCCGCACGAAAAGCGCGGCCGCTCGAATGTCGGCTTCGCGCCAGACCGGGAGGATACGATCCTGCGGCTCGGCGAGATATGGCTCGCCAAGCTGGAAGGCCACGACATCGGCAGCCATGCCTGCGGCCATTTCGACGGCGGCAAGTGGAGCGCGGAGGACTGGAAGGCCGAGTTCGCCTTCTTCCGGGAGTCGCTGAAGAACGCCTGGCAGAATGCCGGCGTCGGCGAGCGCGAGCCGGCGGACTGGAAGCGCTTTGCCGAAGAGGACATCAAGGGTTTTCGCGCGCCCTATCTTTCGGCCGGAAGCGGCCTTGTGAAGGCGCTGGAGGAAAACGGCTTTGCCTATGATGCAAGCCTCGTCACCAAGGGGCCGGCCATGCCCGTGGCAAGCGGCGACATCGCCCGCTTCGGCCTGCCGCTCGTTCCGGAAGGCGCATCCCAGCGTCCCGTCATCGCCATGGACTACAATCTCTATGTCCGCCATTCCAAGGGCAAGGAGAACCCGGAAAAGAGCGACGCCTTCGAGGAAAGCACGCTGAAGGCCTATCGCGACGCCTTCGCCAGGCAATATGACGGCGAGCGCATCCCGCTGCAGCTCGGCTTCCATTTCGTCGAGATGAATGCGGGCGCCTACTGGCGCGCGCTCGACCGCTTCCTGACGGAGACCTGCGGCAAGGCGGATGTCGCCTGCGTCAGCTATGCCGGCGCGCTGGACATCCTCGCGAAAGAGAAGAAGGCGGCCGGGGCCGCCCTCTGA
- the sbmA gene encoding peptide antibiotic transporter SbmA: MFVSFFPYPRLFFPSVVLWSALAMIIWYAGGGDLGAYIGLPPLKPGEEAVVGVSVFWSAPFLWFYIYYAVMVGLFAAFWFAYRPHQWQLWSVLGSALIIFNTYFSVQVSVAINAWYGPFYDMIQRGLARTEPIPTETEIYVGMIGFAGIAFVAITVGTLNLFFVSHYVFRWRTAMNDFYMSHWDKLRHIEGASQRVQDDTMRFSRTVEGLGVSLVSSIMTLVAFLPVLFKFSSTVTVLPFVGEVPHALVWAAICWSLFGTVFLAAVGIKLPGLEFRNQRVEAAYRKELVYGEDHADRAQPPTVAELFANVRKNYFRLYFHYLYFNVARIFYLQADNLFGTFVLVPSIVAGKLTLGVMSQIQNVFGQVRESFQYLVNSWTTIVELLSIYKRLKAFEAAIDDQPLPDIDERYLKRAAVEGELAANEP, translated from the coding sequence TTGTTCGTCTCCTTCTTCCCCTATCCCAGATTGTTCTTCCCGTCCGTCGTCCTCTGGTCGGCCCTCGCCATGATTATCTGGTATGCCGGGGGAGGCGATCTCGGCGCCTATATCGGGCTGCCGCCGCTGAAGCCGGGCGAGGAAGCGGTCGTCGGGGTCTCCGTCTTCTGGTCGGCGCCCTTCCTCTGGTTCTACATCTATTATGCGGTGATGGTCGGGCTGTTCGCGGCCTTCTGGTTCGCCTACCGCCCGCATCAATGGCAGCTCTGGTCCGTGCTCGGCTCGGCGCTGATCATCTTCAACACCTATTTCTCGGTGCAGGTGAGCGTCGCCATCAATGCGTGGTACGGGCCGTTCTACGACATGATCCAGCGCGGCCTCGCGCGCACCGAGCCGATCCCGACGGAAACCGAGATCTATGTCGGCATGATCGGCTTTGCGGGCATCGCCTTCGTCGCCATCACCGTCGGCACGCTGAACCTGTTCTTCGTCAGCCACTACGTCTTCCGCTGGCGCACGGCGATGAACGATTTCTACATGTCCCACTGGGACAAGCTGCGCCATATCGAGGGCGCCTCGCAGCGTGTGCAGGACGATACGATGCGCTTCTCGCGCACCGTGGAAGGGCTTGGCGTCAGCCTCGTTTCCTCGATCATGACGCTCGTCGCCTTCCTTCCCGTGCTGTTCAAGTTCTCCAGCACGGTGACGGTGCTGCCCTTCGTCGGCGAGGTTCCGCATGCCCTCGTCTGGGCGGCGATCTGCTGGTCGCTGTTCGGCACGGTGTTCCTTGCCGCCGTCGGCATCAAGCTGCCGGGCCTGGAATTCCGCAACCAGCGCGTCGAGGCGGCCTACCGCAAGGAACTGGTCTACGGCGAGGACCATGCCGACCGGGCGCAGCCGCCGACGGTGGCGGAGCTCTTCGCCAATGTGCGCAAGAACTATTTCCGCCTCTATTTCCACTATCTCTATTTCAACGTCGCCCGCATCTTCTACCTGCAGGCTGACAATCTCTTCGGCACCTTCGTTCTGGTGCCCTCCATCGTCGCGGGCAAGCTGACGCTCGGCGTGATGAGCCAGATCCAGAACGTGTTCGGTCAGGTGCGCGAGTCGTTCCAGTATCTCGTCAATTCCTGGACGACGATCGTCGAGCTTCTGTCGATCTACAAGCGCCTCAAGGCCTTCGAGGCGGCGATCGACGACCAGCCGCTGCCCGATATCGACGAGCGCTACCTGAAAAGGGCGGCCGTCGAAGGCGAGCTTGCGGCCAACGAACCGTAA
- a CDS encoding YbfB/YjiJ family MFS transporter — protein sequence MMQRTAASSRVTLRAAIAGALAMAVAMGLGRFFYTPVLPGMMAGLGLNAADAGIIAAANFAGYLIGAVLAAYGWAAGRERSLAIGALAATVLLLLAMGLFSGVAALSVIRFLAGLASAFAMIFTSGIVLSIGLVHGDPRVQMAHFSGVGSGIAVSAVLVYLLSFIDFSALPAWRADWLFGALLAAAGLAAVMALLPRPEGGASAVREPPIVWTRPLVALTLSYGLFGIGYVVTATFIVAIAREGAESPLLECLTWLVTGGAAALSLIAWKPVERRSGVAMAYLLAILVETVGVAATVLLPFPWSALLGGVLLGLTFIVITAYGLQLGRVLASGSPRQVLALMTAAFGVGQIIGPLGAGFLAARTGSYALPSLAAAGILLLAAAITVLGGALSIKSR from the coding sequence ATGATGCAACGCACAGCCGCTTCTTCGCGCGTGACCCTTCGCGCCGCCATTGCCGGCGCGCTCGCCATGGCGGTGGCCATGGGGCTCGGCCGCTTCTTCTATACGCCCGTCCTGCCCGGCATGATGGCGGGGCTCGGCCTCAATGCGGCCGATGCCGGCATCATCGCGGCGGCGAATTTCGCCGGATACCTGATCGGCGCGGTGCTGGCCGCCTATGGCTGGGCCGCCGGCCGGGAGCGGTCTCTGGCAATCGGCGCTCTCGCCGCGACCGTCCTGCTGCTTTTGGCCATGGGGCTTTTCTCCGGTGTCGCGGCACTGTCCGTCATCCGTTTCCTCGCGGGTCTCGCCAGCGCCTTCGCCATGATCTTCACATCGGGTATCGTGCTGTCCATCGGGCTCGTTCATGGCGATCCGCGCGTGCAGATGGCGCATTTTTCCGGCGTCGGCAGCGGTATCGCGGTCTCGGCCGTGCTCGTCTACCTTCTCTCCTTCATCGACTTTTCCGCGCTCCCGGCATGGCGGGCGGACTGGCTTTTCGGCGCGCTGCTCGCCGCCGCCGGCCTTGCCGCCGTCATGGCGCTGCTGCCACGGCCGGAAGGCGGCGCGTCGGCCGTGCGCGAGCCGCCGATTGTCTGGACGCGGCCGCTCGTGGCACTGACGCTGAGCTACGGTCTCTTCGGCATCGGCTATGTGGTGACCGCCACGTTCATCGTCGCCATCGCGCGGGAAGGGGCGGAGAGCCCGCTGCTCGAATGCCTCACATGGCTCGTCACCGGCGGCGCGGCGGCGTTGTCGCTCATCGCCTGGAAACCCGTCGAGCGTCGCAGCGGCGTCGCCATGGCCTATCTGCTCGCGATCCTCGTGGAAACGGTCGGCGTCGCGGCGACGGTCCTGCTGCCCTTTCCGTGGTCGGCGCTCCTCGGGGGCGTTCTTCTCGGCCTCACCTTCATCGTCATCACCGCCTATGGCCTGCAGCTCGGGCGGGTTCTCGCCAGCGGGAGCCCGCGCCAGGTTCTCGCCCTGATGACGGCAGCCTTCGGCGTCGGGCAGATCATCGGCCCGCTCGGGGCCGGGTTCCTCGCCGCGCGCACGGGAAGTTACGCCCTGCCGAGCCTTGCGGCGGCCGGCATCCTGCTCCTTGCCGCGGCCATCACCGTGCTCGGCGGCGCGCTTTCCATTAAATCTCGGTAA
- the map gene encoding type I methionyl aminopeptidase, translating to MTLGNDEDLNGLKAIGRICANVLQHMSTAVRPGMTTAELDLIGRRMLEATGARSAPESCYNFPGATCISVNEEVAHGIPGERVIKEGDLVNIDVSAELDGYFADTGASFTVGRSVPAVERLCRDGKRALWVGLKEVKAGKPLAEVGNAIGAFARKNRYTLIANLASHGVGRSLHEEPTEIATWPDPQEKRRMTEGLVFTVEPFLSLGANWAEGGDKDEWTLYSEPSAPTVQFEHTVVATRNGPLVVTLPG from the coding sequence ATGACCCTTGGAAACGATGAAGACCTCAACGGCCTGAAGGCGATCGGCCGGATCTGCGCGAACGTGTTGCAGCACATGTCGACCGCCGTCCGGCCCGGCATGACGACGGCCGAGCTCGACCTGATCGGCCGGCGCATGCTGGAGGCGACGGGCGCCCGTTCGGCGCCGGAAAGCTGCTACAACTTCCCGGGCGCGACCTGCATTTCCGTCAACGAAGAAGTGGCGCACGGCATTCCCGGCGAGCGGGTGATCAAGGAAGGCGACCTCGTCAATATCGACGTTTCCGCCGAGCTCGACGGCTATTTCGCCGATACGGGCGCATCCTTCACGGTCGGCCGCTCGGTGCCGGCGGTGGAGCGGCTCTGCCGCGACGGCAAGCGGGCGCTCTGGGTCGGTCTCAAGGAAGTCAAGGCCGGCAAGCCGCTGGCCGAGGTCGGCAATGCCATCGGCGCCTTCGCGCGCAAGAACCGCTATACGCTGATCGCCAATCTCGCCAGCCACGGCGTCGGCCGCTCGCTGCACGAGGAGCCGACGGAAATCGCCACCTGGCCGGACCCGCAGGAAAAGCGCCGCATGACGGAAGGCCTCGTCTTCACGGTCGAGCCGTTCCTGTCGCTCGGCGCCAACTGGGCGGAAGGCGGCGACAAGGACGAATGGACGCTCTACAGCGAGCCGAGCGCGCCGACGGTGCAGTTCGAGCACACGGTCGTCGCCACGCGCAACGGCCCGCTTGTGGTGACGCTGCCGGGCTGA
- a CDS encoding LLM class flavin-dependent oxidoreductase yields the protein MELGLYTFADVDPNAPDKGREGERRLKNLLEEIELADQVGLDVFGLGEHHRPDYAASAPAVILAAAAARTKTIRLSSAVTVLSSDDPVRVFQQFSTVDLLSGGRAEIMAGRGSFIESFPLFGYALDDYDQLFEEKLDLLLALNESEKVSWNGVMRAPLSGIGVYPRPLHGRLPVWIAVGGTPQSVARAGAYGLPLALAIIGGTPARYTPLFDLYREAARRAGQDEAKLKTSINVHGFIADTTAEAADTFYGPQAEVMNRIGRERGWGPTSRAQFDQSTGPDGHLFLGDPETVAKKIVAHHRIFRNDRFLLQMAIGLMPHDRILRGIELYGTKVAPLVREILADEPRAEMAPSA from the coding sequence ATGGAACTTGGCCTCTATACCTTCGCCGATGTCGATCCCAATGCCCCCGACAAGGGGCGGGAAGGGGAGCGGCGGCTGAAGAACCTGCTGGAAGAGATCGAGCTTGCCGATCAGGTGGGGCTCGATGTCTTCGGGCTCGGCGAGCATCACCGGCCGGATTATGCGGCCTCGGCGCCGGCCGTTATCCTGGCCGCCGCGGCGGCACGCACGAAGACCATCCGTCTTTCGAGTGCGGTGACGGTGCTGTCGTCGGACGATCCGGTGCGCGTCTTCCAGCAGTTCTCGACGGTCGATCTTCTGTCGGGCGGTCGGGCGGAGATCATGGCGGGGCGCGGCTCCTTCATCGAATCCTTCCCGCTCTTCGGCTACGCGCTCGACGACTACGACCAGCTCTTCGAGGAAAAGCTCGACCTGCTGCTCGCCCTCAACGAAAGCGAGAAGGTCTCGTGGAACGGCGTCATGCGCGCGCCGCTTTCGGGCATCGGCGTCTATCCGCGGCCCCTCCATGGCCGGCTGCCGGTCTGGATCGCCGTCGGCGGCACGCCGCAGTCGGTGGCGCGGGCAGGGGCCTATGGCCTGCCGCTGGCGCTCGCCATCATCGGCGGCACGCCGGCGCGCTATACGCCGCTCTTCGATCTCTACCGCGAGGCCGCGCGGCGGGCGGGACAGGACGAGGCGAAGCTGAAGACCAGCATCAACGTGCACGGCTTCATCGCCGATACGACGGCGGAAGCGGCCGACACCTTTTACGGGCCGCAGGCCGAGGTTATGAACCGCATCGGCCGCGAGCGCGGCTGGGGGCCGACGAGTCGTGCGCAGTTCGACCAGTCGACCGGGCCGGACGGCCATCTCTTCCTCGGCGATCCGGAGACGGTGGCGAAGAAGATCGTCGCCCACCACAGGATCTTCCGCAACGACCGCTTCCTGCTGCAGATGGCCATCGGCCTGATGCCGCATGATCGCATCCTGCGCGGGATCGAGCTCTACGGCACGAAGGTCGCGCCGCTGGTGCGCGAGATTCTGGCGGACGAGCCCAGGGCGGAAATGGCCCCTTCCGCCTGA
- a CDS encoding RNA polymerase sigma factor, whose product MTDLAWIDLALTSARPQAMGALLRYFRDLDMAEEAFQEACLRALRTWPDKGPPRDPAAWLIFVGRNSGIDQVRKRAKTQPLPPEEVLSDLEDTESDLADRLDGAHYRDDILRLLFVCCHPDLPATQQIALALRIVSGLSVRQIARAFLVSEAAMEQRITRAKAKVGAAGIPFETPDAVARAERLGLVAAMIYLVFNEGYSAGVPEKADTPFCTEAIRLARLLLKLFPAEPEIMGLTALLLIQHSRLAARFDEDGQIVLLEDQDRSLWDRALIDEALVLIDKALRHRAPGPFQIQAAIAALHARAATAAETDWLQIDLLYQTLERIQPSPVVRLNRAVAVSKREGPEAALALIEPLAEKLDGYFYFHGLRGGLLKQLGRYAEAHQAFDRAIALATTSAEAAHIRQHLDSMQREAAGGAMFPAP is encoded by the coding sequence ATGACGGACCTTGCCTGGATCGACCTGGCGCTCACCTCGGCGCGGCCGCAGGCCATGGGGGCGCTGCTGCGCTACTTCCGTGACCTCGACATGGCGGAGGAGGCCTTTCAGGAGGCCTGCCTTCGCGCGCTGAGGACATGGCCCGACAAGGGCCCGCCACGCGATCCGGCCGCATGGCTCATCTTCGTCGGGCGCAACAGCGGCATCGACCAGGTGCGGAAGCGCGCGAAAACCCAGCCGCTGCCGCCCGAGGAGGTGCTGTCCGACCTTGAGGACACCGAGAGCGACCTTGCCGACCGGCTGGACGGCGCGCATTACCGCGACGACATCCTGCGCCTGCTCTTCGTCTGCTGCCATCCCGACCTGCCGGCAACGCAGCAGATCGCGCTGGCGCTGCGCATCGTCTCCGGGCTTTCGGTCAGGCAGATCGCGCGGGCCTTCCTCGTCTCGGAAGCGGCGATGGAGCAGCGCATCACCCGCGCCAAGGCAAAGGTCGGCGCGGCCGGCATTCCCTTCGAGACGCCGGATGCGGTGGCGCGGGCCGAACGGCTCGGCCTTGTCGCGGCGATGATCTATCTCGTCTTCAACGAGGGTTATTCGGCCGGGGTGCCGGAGAAGGCCGATACGCCCTTCTGCACGGAGGCGATCCGGCTCGCCCGGTTGCTGCTCAAGCTCTTTCCGGCGGAGCCCGAGATCATGGGGCTGACCGCGCTGCTGCTCATCCAGCATTCGCGGCTCGCCGCCCGCTTCGACGAGGACGGGCAGATCGTGCTGCTGGAGGATCAGGACCGCTCGCTCTGGGACCGCGCGCTCATCGACGAGGCGCTGGTGCTGATCGACAAGGCGCTGCGCCACCGCGCGCCCGGTCCCTTCCAGATACAGGCGGCGATTGCCGCGCTGCATGCCCGCGCCGCGACGGCGGCGGAGACGGACTGGTTGCAGATCGACCTTCTCTACCAGACGCTGGAGCGCATCCAGCCCTCGCCGGTGGTGCGGCTCAACCGCGCCGTCGCGGTCTCCAAGCGCGAGGGGCCGGAGGCGGCGCTGGCGCTGATCGAGCCGCTGGCGGAAAAGCTCGACGGCTATTTCTATTTCCATGGCCTGCGCGGCGGGCTCCTCAAGCAGCTCGGCCGCTATGCGGAGGCACATCAGGCCTTCGACCGCGCCATCGCGCTCGCCACAACCTCCGCCGAGGCGGCCCATATCCGCCAGCATCTCGACAGCATGCAGCGCGAGGCCGCCGGCGGCGCCATGTTTCCGGCCCCGTGA
- a CDS encoding YciI family protein → MLYAVLCYDAESEVCAWSKELDEKVMADLGAVNQRYAEAGKLGPVARLMPTTAAVTVRKGPTDNIVMDGPFAETKEQFLGFFVLEAETLEEAIQFARELSAANPANGTYEIRPLQFFNPGVPIT, encoded by the coding sequence ATGCTGTATGCCGTTCTTTGTTACGATGCCGAAAGCGAAGTCTGCGCCTGGTCGAAGGAGCTGGACGAGAAGGTCATGGCCGATCTCGGCGCGGTCAACCAGCGCTATGCCGAGGCCGGCAAGCTCGGGCCCGTCGCGCGGCTGATGCCGACGACGGCGGCCGTCACCGTGCGCAAGGGCCCGACGGACAATATCGTCATGGACGGTCCCTTCGCCGAGACCAAGGAACAGTTCCTCGGCTTCTTCGTGCTCGAGGCCGAAACGCTGGAAGAGGCGATCCAGTTCGCCCGCGAGCTTTCCGCCGCCAATCCGGCGAACGGCACCTATGAGATCCGGCCGCTGCAGTTCTTCAATCCGGGAGTGCCCATAACATGA